In a genomic window of Gadus chalcogrammus isolate NIFS_2021 chromosome 17, NIFS_Gcha_1.0, whole genome shotgun sequence:
- the si:dkey-171c9.3 gene encoding uncharacterized protein si:dkey-171c9.3 — MMKEDGEKSVNDKQPIPEPPPNLSGVLEPIPEPPLNISGVLEPILEPPFNLPRVLEPIPEPSFNLSDVLKRLPLSLGLPERFGSAMARNILSLFHADLHQHQEEDPFLSFDDDEDPLDQEQAGGEEEDLKEESSVEVLAGLIASATIASALRETCSRGKPIQGWNPPPPSQLECTAVGSLDYPDAPPTSPVVPEQEREGRGGSFSRRLNDGLAREFLPTASPPPPKPKDRRSEGGPLGNVFCTDDDHRVALVEHVVRSLSMGDPHGEELSSGFMADRYGGDGGEGAQRQQQWDGAKMAAYMEDLTEEIMEWVTGRVGEGVMDIGQRRSTEASDDGEGHLHCMADRLAHSIVTSSLRKVTMAQACTEGTIQVLQQHIP; from the coding sequence ATGATGAAAGAAGATGGAGAAAAGTCGGTTAATGACAAACAACCCATTCCAGAGCCCCCTCCCAACCTATCAGGGGTTCTAGAACCCATTCCAGAACCTCCCCTCAACATATCAGGGGTTCTAGAACCCATTCTGGAACCTCCTTTCAACCTACCACGGGTTCTAGAACCAATTCCGGAACCTTCTTTTAACTTATCAGATGTTCTAAAACGCCTTCCTCTGAGCCTGGGCCTCCCCGAACGCTTTGGGTCCGCCATGGCCCGGAACATTCTCAGCTTGTTCCACGCcgacctccaccagcaccaggaggaggaccccttcctctcctttgACGACGATGAAGACCCCCTGGACCAAGAGCAagcaggaggggaggaagaggacctGAAGGAGGAATCTTCTGTGGAAGTCCTGGCTGGACTCATCGCCTCAGCGACGATTGCCTCCGCCCTTCGAGAGACGTGTTCTCGTGGGAAACCCATCCAGGGCTGGAACCCCCCTCCGCCATCCCAGCTGGAGTGCACCGCTGTGGGGTCGCTGGACTACCCCGATGCACCCCCGACCTCGCCCGTCGTCCCGGAGCAGGAGCGGGAGGGCCGAGGAGGCAGCTTCTCCAGGAGGCTGAACGACGGATTGGCTAGAGAGTTCCTGCCGACTGCGTCTCCACCTCCCCCGAAGCCCAAGGACCGACGGAGCGAAGGGGGCCCTTTGGGGAACGTTTTCTGTACCGATGATGACCACCGGGTGGCGCTGGTGGAGCACGTGGTGCGCTCACTGTCGATGGGAGACCCCCACGGCGAGGAGCTCTCGTCGGGCTTCATGGCGGACCGctatggaggtgatggtggagaaggagctcAACGGCAGCAGCAGTGGGATGGAGCCAAAATGGCGGCTTACATGGAGGACCTGACTGAGGAGATCATGGAGTGGGTGACCGGtcgggttggtgagggggtgATGGATATCGGTCAGAGAAGATCCACTGAGGCGAGTGATGATGGTGAGGGTCATCTTCATTGCATGGCTGACCGGCTGGCTCACAGCATCGTCACCTCGTCCCTCCGTAAGGTTACCATGGCACAAGCATGCACAGAAGGGACCATCCAAGTACTTCAACAACATATTCCATaa